DNA sequence from the Saimiri boliviensis isolate mSaiBol1 chromosome 5, mSaiBol1.pri, whole genome shotgun sequence genome:
ATAAAGATTAAACTGAACACTTGAAAGTAAAAAGGACTGTGTTATagatatattcaataaattaaatatgaaatgaaatttaaaatagttttggaGAATTATTCTATGGCAGTAACTATTCCGTAGATCTGTCATTTGTAGGTAGCTACCTATCTGTCTGTGTTTTGATGTCATTCTTACTTCCTGGATGTATTTATAGCCTTTTTTATTGACTTTGCCCTTTTTGAAGTTTATTTGACTTCAAAATTAGGGCTTGGGAAATTTTCTGACCCACATTCAAATACTTATAACATTCTTCACTAGaactttgaaaattaagaaacatgaTTAATATGTATTATTACAACTACATTTTTCAAGATTATAAAAGGTTGATGAAAGATATAATAGTATTTTGTGAATGCAAAGTATGTCACACACTTTGAGAGCATACTGTGACTGTGGTATGACATTTAATACTTGCTTATCTTTGGCCTTTTTAACTAAAGTGCCCATAAGCCCCAGGCCATGATTAGCTATGACCTACACAAACTCTTTTGAGCCAGTTGTAAGCTACAGAGTTTCAGTATTGGCATTATTGAAGACAAAGGTTAAGCCAACTCCTTCATAAATTGATATAGTATAATACATTGATAATATAAGACAAATTCCCTTCAAACAAACTACTAAGAATCTATTAGTTTAGGAGAATTAATTTACTTGGAAAATTCTGTGGTTTCACAAAACAGATTGTTAAGTTCTAATAATGTCTAACTCTGATCcaaataaatgtgatataataaaaacttttaacTATAATTAATTCAAATTAGTGACTTTTATGTAGACAGTTTTTCCTAAAAGATAATCCAAAGTATGTAGAATATGTACACAagttttcattttcaacaaaattatattttaggtaGTAACCATAAATAAGAGATGAAGTGCTACCTCCAAGAACTTCAAATGAGTTCAAGAAAACTTGGAAGAAGGTAGGAAACCTGACCAGTTTAGAGCTGCCagcagatgaaaaagaaaaaaagctaaaaaagaaaatctgaccaATTATTACTTCTTTGTAATATGTAAAGAACTTTGATTTAGGGAAACTATTTAGGGAAAGACATTAACCTATTTTTAATAGGTAAGAGTGTACATGattaaatttagtttttacagaggggatggtggctcatgccagtaatcctagcactttcggaatCCCaattgggaggactgcttgagaccaggaattcaggATCAactggggcaacatagtgagaccttggtctctgccaagaaaaaataaatatactttttacgAAAATACTAGGCTTTGAGGGATTACAGTCACCATCATCTATAAACAAGGCACTTTTGGTAAAATAGTataaagaacatcttttttttttttttttttttttgagacagagtttcgctcttgttacccaggctggagtgcaatggcgcgatctcggctcaccgcatcctccgcctcctgagttcaggcaattcttctgcctcagcctcctgagtagctgggattacaggcacgtgctaccatgcccagctaatttttttttggatttttactagtgacagagtttcaccatgttgaccaggatggtctcgatctcttgacctcgtgatccacccgcctcggcctcccaaagtgctgggattacaggcgtgagccaccgcgcccggcctaagaacATCTTAAGTCATTAAACATGAATTACAACCTCATTATTCACCAAACTATTACACATTAACAAAGcagtcaaatatttttctgtgaactCGCTAAACAGCAAAAGTGCAAGGGCATCATTTAGACGACATCAATTAGAGTAAAATGCAAGCAGCCTGAATAATTCACAAATTAGCTAACTGGATGGTGAGTAACAGCCTTCCCTTTAAGCAACTGTGTATATAAAAGTCCTTACCTGGAAGAAGTATGACTGTAGAGGTTGAtccttattttcttcatccacaTACAGTCCTCCTACCACATATATCTGATTTTGCTGGGTAACAATGCTGGAATGATTTCTGGGAATCTGCTCAGCCAGTGCAGTAAGGTAGCATTCATTTTCTGTGGGATCATAAGCCACTGCTGCTGTGTCATTAACCATGAGGATGAGGTCTTTTACAAACATTCCATGCCTGGGAATGTCATTCAGGTAACCAGGAAGTAAATCTTCATCACCAACATCACCATTCACCTCGCCAGCCCCAGACTTCTCCGCATTTTTGCTAGGTTCTGGGAGTTTGCCTGCGAAAGCATCTTTTagaactctgatttttttctggagTTCTGAGTTGCTTTTAATTATATCATCTTTCTCAACATgatccttaaaatatttttctgtcataAGGCGAAAACGGATACAATCAAACACTTCACTAAGGTTTTTAACCCTGTTTTCCTTGTCAGTTCGCACCCATTTCATCACTGCCTCAAAGactgcttcttctttttctacaTTTAGGCTGTCATTTGAAATGACTGAGATCAGTTCCTGTGGAGACAGCTGCATAAAGTCCTCTTCCTTACAAATCTGTACAAAGCGATCAGACACAAATTCACGGGCAGAAATGGCGAGTCTCGGGCAGTCAAGAAGAAGTCCTAATCTTAGGATGGCTAGACAGTTACCAGGAGCAAGTCTTTTCTGAAGATAAGAAACGCAGACAGTAAACACTGAGGGGATCTGAAAGCGGCTGGCCAATGCAAAAATATCTTGCACATTTCCATCATTGAGATCAATACTGGCAGAGTACAGGTATTTGATGATTAAATCAAGTACAGCAGGATCCACATTATCTAATACTACCTCCTTTTTTTTCGCCTCATCAATTTCAGATAAAAAGTACTCACGGAAGTAAGGACTACAAGCTGACAAAATCAATCTGTGGCAGGGAAGACTTTTGTCACCTGCTTTTAGGGTGCAATCGATGAATTTTTTCTCATCCAGGAGATCTTTTAGACCATCCTGAAGAAGGGTAGATTGGTAAAGCCGCAGTTCCTCTGCAAGTTCCCGCTGGGAATCCATTCTGCGAGTAACCTGGGTAAGGAAGGGGACACTGAAGGCCTTAGCTCCTTGTAGCACACGAGTCTAGCGGTCTAGCTGTAAAAAGGCAGAGATCAGTGTGCTTTGCCCGGCTTGAAGACCTTGCAATTTAATCCCACCAGCTAAATATAGATACCAACTCTAACAACGGGAATTTAGGAGAGCTGGCTTGGAAAGAAGAGTTCTTGTAGCAGCTGTTATAGATTGAAAGTAACAACTGGAACTTTTAATCACTAAGGAAACAGCTAAGAAGCAAGACATTTAAGTGAAGTTGAAagcttaaaaatacataatgcaTTAGGCGATATACTAATAAAGGCTACTacaagaaaatgtttattgaattaacagaaaaatgaatcataaaaatgaatcataaaaatGAATCACTCCTCTAAATACATTCTAGTGTCAAGCTACTTGGCTCTGTTAATTAATGATGTAAAGGTCAAGAATATGAGATGTGCTTATTTGAATACTCATAAGCAAGATCCCATTTCCAATAATTGTTACATACAAATTTTTACTTTCTACTCAAAACAGGATATAGATATTTCTTTTAGAAGTAGTAAACTGAAGATGTTTACTTATGTACTATAGTTTTACAAAACTTTTAATGTTGCCATGATAACTGAAATAAGGAATGCAGAGGAGTTGctaattttctaaaacatttcaaactatttttattcTGTGGAAAAACTAATTAATATTgaattaaactataaaattatttgttcataTCCTGCCATGTTGTACAAAGGATATAATGTGGCAAACAAtaataaggtaaaataaaagcaaaaggttAAAAGGAATCACAGGgccagaaaaaaatagttaaaagtcAATGCTAGGGAATGAAAAAgtccacacacatacaaagatCACTAATCTGTAGTTTTAAGTGccaaaaattattcattaaaggttaaaaaataaaacaggtattATCCCATGAGAACAATGTTATCACTAGAACACAGCAGTCAAGATGAAGTCCTACAGCAGTCAGAGAGAACAGCccccacctttttaaaaaaagagtatataaCTGGGGACATAAGTTGATTATAAAAGAATACCATATTAATTATGGATGTAGACGTCATGATTTGAAAGAAAACTGGTCCTTTGTTTATATATAGATGGTATCATATACTTCATTACTTTATTACAGATTATTAGAGTCATACTGTAACATTATCTAAACTCAAGTAGGGCTGTAGAAATACTGTAATTTCAAGGTTTGTATTCGTACACATGCCCAAAAAGACATAAACTCCAAGAAGACAGGGATTGTGGGAGTGTCTTTTCAAATGCTATAGCCTAGGGGTTTCGTgagtgcttcataaatatttgttgaacgaaGGAACGCCCAGATCAgggaattatgtatttttaaactttaaggtCTCTATCCATGAGTaaaggctttttcttttattttacatcacAGTGAAGTCAATGGTACTGTCAGCTGCTAAAACAACAGCTGAAAGAAGAGCTCACTGActctttttccatttatagatGTCACTAAAGGTTTTAACACACTAGAAAAAACTAACAGCTGCTTCCTTGTTTAAACAATAAATGACTCATTTCTCTACACTTAACATCTaacatttgaaaagattaatGAGTCAGAGGCAAACACCATATGACATCTGAGATTATTCCTTACTAGTCGGCAATTTTATAAAGTCTCTTATTGcttgaaaaacaatatttaaacaaCAGTTATGGCAGCATTTTATATGTGACCAGTACGAACTTCCATACACTCTTTCCCTCCGTCATAAAGGTAGTTTATTATAATTTCAACCCTATGTAGAAATCCTTTTCCCTCTAAATAAAAAACCAATCTGTAGCttttgttcattgatttttaataaacttaGGTTAGCACTCGGTTGTACTGTATGTCTATGGTTGTACACAGAGTTGCATCttattttagatgtttttacATACTTTCCCCCTGGAAGAAGAGGGCTCCATTGGCTAATTTCAGTTATGTGAAAATGCATTTTACATGGAAATAGTGGTCAAAACCACTGAATGATGCTAGAGAGGTCAACAAGAAAATCTCAAGTTTCAATAAATACAAAGTTAATAAacacaattattttcttaaaaagtaaatgtattcttgacaaaactacattgaaattCTTTACAAAATAGCATCCAAAATATTTTACAGGGTGGTTGATGTACTCCATAGTTagttataatttttagttttggccaggcgcggtggctcacgcctgtaatccaagcactttggaggccaaggcgggtggatcacctgaggtcgggagttcaagaccagcccgaccaacatggtgaaaccccgtcttaaaaaaaaatttttttttagtttttatagaaaTGATCCCTAACAATGACAAGTGTAAGAATTACAGTTTGTATTAGAGTTGGTGCACATTTGGAgctatgtaattatttattgagacagagtctcgctctgttgcccgagctggagtgcaatggtgtgatccacggctcactatagcctctacctcccaagtccaactgattctcatgcctcagcctcccagatggctgggactacaggtacctaccaccatgcccagctaatttttatatttttagtagagatgggggtctcatcatgttggccaggctagtctcgcaaacccctgacctcaagtgatccacctgccttggcctcccaaattgttgagattacaggcatgagccaccatgcctggccaggagccatgggataatatatttaaaccattattaaattttataattaagaaagcagaattggctgggcgcggtggctcaagcctgtaatcccagcactttgggaggccgaggcgggtggatcacgaggtcaagagatcgagaccatcctggtcaacatagtgaaaccccatctctactaaaaatacaaaaaattagctgggcatggtggcacgtgcctgtaatcccagctactcaggaggctgaggcaggagaattgcctgaacccaggagacggaagttgcggtgagccgagatcgcgccattgcactccagcctgggtaacgagagcgaaactccgtctcaaaaaaaaaaaaaaaaaaacaaaaaaaaacaa
Encoded proteins:
- the KLHL41 gene encoding kelch-like protein 41; this translates as MDSQRELAEELRLYQSTLLQDGLKDLLDEKKFIDCTLKAGDKSLPCHRLILSACSPYFREYFLSEIDEAKKKEVVLDNVDPAVLDLIIKYLYSASIDLNDGNVQDIFALASRFQIPSVFTVCVSYLQKRLAPGNCLAILRLGLLLDCPRLAISAREFVSDRFVQICKEEDFMQLSPQELISVISNDSLNVEKEEAVFEAVMKWVRTDKENRVKNLSEVFDCIRFRLMTEKYFKDHVEKDDIIKSNSELQKKIRVLKDAFAGKLPEPSKNAEKSGAGEVNGDVGDEDLLPGYLNDIPRHGMFVKDLILMVNDTAAVAYDPTENECYLTALAEQIPRNHSSIVTQQNQIYVVGGLYVDEENKDQPLQSYFFQLDSIASEWVGLPPLPSARCLFGLGEVDDKIYVVAGKDLQTEASLDSVLCYDPVATKWNEVKKLPIKVYGHNVISHKGMIYCLGGKTDDKKCTNRVFIFNPKKGDWKDVAPMKTPRSMFGVAVHKGKIVIAGGVTEDGLSASVEAFDLTTNKWDVMTEFPQERSSISLVSLAGSLYAIGGFAMIQLESKEFAPTEVNDIWKYEDDKKEWAGMLKEIRYASGASCLATRLNLFKLSKL